DNA from Micromonospora sp. M71_S20:
GGTCAACCGTAAGGGGGTCGCCCGGGTGATGCGCCGCTTCGGCGTGCACGGGCTACGTCTAAGCAGGCGTACTCGTACGACGGTCCCGGATCCGGCCGCAGCGAAGACCCTGGGCCTGATCGGCCGGGACTTCACCGCCCCCGGGGCCAAAGCAGCGCTACGTCGGCGACATCACTTACCTACCGGTCGGTGAACGCGGGTTCCTCTACCTGGCCACCGTCCTGGACCTGCACTCCCGGCGCCTCGCGGGCTGGGCGATCGCCGATCACATGCGCACCGACCTGGTCATCGACGCCCTACACGCCGCGCAGCGAACGCGGCAGCCTGCACGGGGCGATCATGCACACGGACCACGGAGCCCAAGGCGCCGTCCACCGAAGCAGGCCGATCCCGAGAACGAACTCGTACTCGTCGTCCTGCTGCTCCATGGTCTTGGCAGCGCGCTCAAGTTGCTCGTACAACCGCCCGACAGCGTGCAGGCGCCGAGCCTCGTCGGACCATGCCCAGGGCTCCGGGGAGTGTGCAGCGAGGCCGGCTCCGTGCAACAACGAACCGGTGGCGTCCACTCCCGCAGCGATCATCGCTGCGGCGGTCGCCGCTCCGACGAGGACCGAAACGGCGGCCAGGACACCGAGGTGCTGGCGGACAGCCTCGGCAAGGGCGGTGCGGCCGGACAGCAACAGACTCCACCGGCCAGCGTCCTCTTCCCCACGGGTGACCGGGTGGCGGCGAGCATCGCCCACACACCGAGCAGGACCGCCAGGACGGTGCCCGTGCGCCGCACCGTGAACCCGCCCGCCTGGTCGAGCGCGACCGGCTCACCGAACAGGGTGCGGATCGCCGGGTTGCGGGCCAGCGCCGCCAAGGCCGCCGGATCCAGCGCCTCGCTGCGGTAGCCGACCACCACCAGGACGGACATACCCGCGCACACAGCGGTCACGACCAGGCCACCACGACGCACCCTCAGCGAGCTGGTGAGAGCTGAGGAACGCCGTCTGCCCGTTGTCGCGGGCAACCCCGACCGCCTGCTGGAACTGCAGTTCCAAGAGCGGGTCCAGGCCACTAATCGGCTCGTCCAGCACCAGCAGAGGCGCCCGGGTAGCGAACGCCGCGATCAGAGCAAGCTTCTGCCGGTTACCCGTCGAGTAGGTGCCGGCCGGTTTGGACACGTCGAGCGCGAATCGTTGGATGAGCTCGTCGCGGTAGGCGGTGTCGGTGCCGGGGCCGATGCGGGCGAGTAGGTCCAGCACCTCGGCGCCCGTCATCCGTGGCCACAGCGCCACATCCGCCGGCACGTAGGCGAGCATGCGGTGGGCCGCGGCGACGTCGGCGGAGTCGGCGTCGAAGATCCACGCCCGTCCGGAGGGGGCGGGCAAGCCCGAGCAGCAGCCGGATCGTTGTTGACTTTCCGGCACCGTTGGGGCCGAGAAACCCGAACACCTCGCCCGCCGCGACGTCGAGGGTGAGGTCATCGAGGGCGAGTAGCCGCCCGTACCGCTTGGACAGATGTTCGGTGCGCAGAGCAGTAACGCCCATCGGAGCCTCCAGAAGCCGCAGCACGACATGACCTGCCGACCAGACTTCCCGGCGTACCTGATGTGAGGGCTCGCGGCGGTCGCGGCGCGGAGGCCGCCCGGGCTGGCGTTCGGGCTACTGCTTCCGATGTTCGGCAACGGCATCAGCGAGATGTCGGCCGGATGCTGACCTGGATGCCGGATAGGAAAGCCCGCGACGATGTGGGCATGACAAGCGACATCGCACTACTCACCGAGGACTTGACCAAGTTCTATGGTCAGCGTCGCGGTATCGAGGGGCTCAGCCTGGAGGTTCGTGCCGGGGAGGTGGTGGGATTTTTGGGACCGAACGGAGCTGGGAAGACCACCACGATCCGGCTGCTGTTGGACTTTCTGCGCCCCACTCGTGGACACGCGATTGTGCTCGGGCTCGATCCGCGCCAGGACAAGGCCGCACTGCACCGTCAGATCGGCTATCTGCCCGGTGAGCTCGTGTTTCCCGGGCGAGACAAGGCGGAAGACCTGCTGCGCTTCTTCGCTGCGGCGCGCGGCGGCGTGGCCTGGTCGCAGGTGACGGAGCTCGCGGAGCGGCTCGACCTGGACCTCTCGCGTTCGGTACGGACGATGAGTAAGGGCAATAAGCAGAAGGTCGGCCTGGTGCAGGCGTTCATGCACCGACCGGCGGTGCTGGTCCTGGATGAGCCGACCAGTGGGCTGGATCCACTCATGCAGCAGGAATTCCTGGCCATGGTGCGCGATGCCAGTGTTGCTGGGCAGACCGTTTTCATGTCCTCTCATGTGCTGGCCGAGGTGCAGCAGGCGGCTGACCGGGTCGCCATCGTCCGCGACGGCCAGTTGGCCGCGGTCGAGCGGGTTGAGTCACTGGGGAAGCGGGCGGTCCGCGCTGTCGAGATTCATTTCGATGGTCCGGTGGACCCGGCGGAGTTCAGTGTCCTGCCCGGGGTCAGTGACGTGGTGGTGTTCGGGCCGGTGCTGAAATGCACGGTCGATGGCCGCGTCGACCCGTTGATCAAAGCAGCGGCGCGTCATGAGGTGGTGGACATGTTGTCGGCCGAGCCGGATCTGGAAGAGACGTTCCTGTCGTTCTACTACCATGGGGAAGGAGCCGGCGATGCTTCCCGCGCTGGTGCGTAAGACCTGGCGTGACGACCGCTTGGTATTGATTGGTTGGGTCGGTGGCGTCGCCGCTTTCACCGCGATCTACACCTCGTTCTACAGTCAGTTTCAGGGTGCTGCGGAGCTGAAACAGGACGCTCTGCCCCAGGGCATGCTGGACTTCCTCGGCATCGCCGACATGCTGTCGCCCGCTGGCTATCTGCAGGCGACCATCTTCAGCCTGGTCGGCCCACTGCTGGTCCTGATGTGCGCCATCACGCTGGCTGCCCGCACGATCGCTCGGCCGGAGGAAGACGGTGGCATGGAGCTGATGCTGGCCAATCCGGTCTCGCGAGCCGCTTTCGCCTGGCAACGGGTGGCCGCCGCCGGCAGCGCGCTCACCGGGATCGCCGCCATCCCCGGGATCCTGCTGATGATCATTGTTCCCTGGATCGGCATGGACATCCCCCTGTCCAACGTCGCCGCCGCATCCGCCGGCCTGGTCGCCCTGGTGTGGAGCTTCGCCGGCATCGCCTTCCTCATTGGCGCCGCCACCGGAAAACGGGCTGCCGTCCTCGCGATCACCGGTGGCCTTGCCGTGGCCACCTACATGGCCAACGCCATCAGCGCCATGCTCGACGGGTGGCACTGGGTGCGCTGGCTGTCACCGTTCCACTACTTCATCGGTACCGACCCGCTGCACACCGGCTGGCATCCGGCCGAGCTCCTCATCCTCGTGCTCCTCGGTGCCGCAACCACGACCGCCGGAGTCATCGTGTTCGACCGCCGCGACATCGGTGTGTGAACCTGAGGCTGGTGGCCGCCGTTCACCGGCGGCCACCGCCATGCCGACAAGGAACAGCCCATGAGCGACGACACGTGGCTGGCCGCCGACTGCCAGAATCTGCTGTCCGTCCCGGCCGGTGCCCGGCTTCAGACAGCGGTCAACCTGGGTGCCCGAGCCGCGGATGAGGGGCTGACGCTGCGCGAGCTTGTTACCGGTCTGCTGGAAGCCACCACCGCCCACTGGAGCGCCACCCCGGTCGAGCCGGCCGACACCGCCGTCGCCGTCCACTCCCGCGCCGAGACACTGATGGACACAGTCCGTGTCCTCCTCACCGCCGCCCTGGACGGCTACACCCGACAGAATCGTGCCGAGCTGGATCGCCACGACAACGAACGTGCCGTGTTCGTCAACGACCTGCTCACCGGTAGGGCCGATCCCGGTGACCTGGCCGAGCGCGCACACCGATACGGCATCCGCCTGTCGGCCACCCACACCGTCCTCATCGCCCGTGCGGCCGGCCTGACTCCCGGCATCACGCACCGCATCGATGCCGCACTGGCCTCCAGGTTCGGCGAAGGCAACACCCTCACCACCCTCCGCGACGGCCACATTGTCTGCATCAGCGCCGGCGGC
Protein-coding regions in this window:
- a CDS encoding ABC transporter permease subunit yields the protein MLPALVRKTWRDDRLVLIGWVGGVAAFTAIYTSFYSQFQGAAELKQDALPQGMLDFLGIADMLSPAGYLQATIFSLVGPLLVLMCAITLAARTIARPEEDGGMELMLANPVSRAAFAWQRVAAAGSALTGIAAIPGILLMIIVPWIGMDIPLSNVAAASAGLVALVWSFAGIAFLIGAATGKRAAVLAITGGLAVATYMANAISAMLDGWHWVRWLSPFHYFIGTDPLHTGWHPAELLILVLLGAATTTAGVIVFDRRDIGV
- a CDS encoding CdaR family transcriptional regulator, which gives rise to MSDDTWLAADCQNLLSVPAGARLQTAVNLGARAADEGLTLRELVTGLLEATTAHWSATPVEPADTAVAVHSRAETLMDTVRVLLTAALDGYTRQNRAELDRHDNERAVFVNDLLTGRADPGDLAERAHRYGIRLSATHTVLIARAAGLTPGITHRIDAALASRFGEGNTLTTLRDGHIVCISAGGLRGIAAELAHLLLTELGPGNWQIAVGRTQPGVQGLATSLDEARHTLDYAVRLGFSTPVLNAADLLVFPVLLRDRDAITDLVATVLGPLTTARGGAEPYLETLTVLFDNQGNHTATARQMHLSVRAITYRLDRIRDLTGYHPGEPTQRFTLQAAVLGARLLGWPS
- a CDS encoding ABC transporter ATP-binding protein; the encoded protein is MTSDIALLTEDLTKFYGQRRGIEGLSLEVRAGEVVGFLGPNGAGKTTTIRLLLDFLRPTRGHAIVLGLDPRQDKAALHRQIGYLPGELVFPGRDKAEDLLRFFAAARGGVAWSQVTELAERLDLDLSRSVRTMSKGNKQKVGLVQAFMHRPAVLVLDEPTSGLDPLMQQEFLAMVRDASVAGQTVFMSSHVLAEVQQAADRVAIVRDGQLAAVERVESLGKRAVRAVEIHFDGPVDPAEFSVLPGVSDVVVFGPVLKCTVDGRVDPLIKAAARHEVVDMLSAEPDLEETFLSFYYHGEGAGDASRAGA